The candidate division KSB1 bacterium genomic interval CGCAGAACAGGGCTTGACCCGGCACGACGTGGGACGGGAGAAGTTCGTCGAGCTGGTCTGGAAGTGGCGTGAAAAGTACGGCGCCACCATCATCGAACAGCTGAAAAAGCTGGGTTGCTCCTGCGACTGGTCCCGGACACGGTTTACCCTCGATCCGCCTCTGTACCGAGCGGTGATGGAAGTATTCGTCCGCCTGTATCGGAAGGGGCTCATCTACCGCGGCAATTACATTGTGAACTGGTGTCCCCGTTGCGAAACGGCTTTGTCGGATGAAGAAGCCATCCACAAAGAGCACCGGGGTAACCTTTGGTACATCCGCTATCCCGTGAAGGACGAGGACGGGTACGTTGTGGTCGCCACTACGCGGCCGGAGACGATGCTCGGGGACGTGGCGGTCGCCGTGCATCCCGCCGATGAACGCTACAAGCATCTGGTGGGCAAGACGCTAATTCTGCCCATCATCGAGCGCGAGATCCCGATAATTGCCGACGAGCAGGTCGATCCTGAGTTCGGAACCGGGGCGGTGAAGGTCACCCCAGCTCATGACCCAAACGACTTTGAGATCGGAAACCGCCACGGCCTGGAACCCATAATCGTGATGAACGGCGACGGCACGATGAACGCCAATGCGGGCCGTTACGCCGGCTATCCACGCTTTGAATGCCGCAAGGCGGTGGTGGAAGAGTTGCGGCAGAAAGGTCTCCTCGAAAAAATCGAGGAGCACGTCCACGCCGTGGCTCACTGCCAGAGGTGCGATACGATCCTCGAGCCCTACCTATCGGAACAATGGTTTGTGAGGATCAAACCACTGGCGGAGCCGGCCCTCCGCGTCGTCCGCGAAGGGAAAATCCAGTTCCACCCGGAGCACTGGGTGAAGGTCTACACCAATTGGATGGAGAATATCCGCGACTGGTGTATCAGCCGGCAGCTCTGGTGGGGCCACCGCATCCCGGTCTTCACCTGCCAGGACTGCGGACACCAGATGGTGGAGGTGGAAAAGCCTGAGAAGTGTGACCGTTGCGGTTCCGTTCGTCTGCAGCAAGACGAGGACGTGCTCGACACTTGGTTCTCCTCGTGGCTGTGGCCGTTCTCCACTCTGGGCTGGCCCGAGCAAACCGAGGACCTCAGGTATTTCTATCCTACCGACGTTCTGGTAACGGCGCACGACATCATCTTCTTCTGGGTCGCCCGGATGATCATGGCCGGTTTGGAATTCATGGGAGAAGTTCCTTTCCGCCACGTGTACATCCACGGCCTTATCCGGGACAAGCTTGGCCGCAAGATGAGCAAGAGCCTGGGCAACGGGATCGATCCCCTGGAAATGGTCCAGAAGTACAGCGCCGATGCGGTGCGCTTTTCCCTCATGATGCTCACCAGCGAGGGCCAGGATATCCGGCTTGCGGAATCCGACTTCGAGGTCGGTCGAAACTTCAGCAACAAGCTTTGGAATGCGTTCCGTTTCCTCCACACCAATTACGAGCCCCGGCATATCTCGCTGGCCGCACAGGTTGCCTCCCAGGCTTCGTCTTGGAAACTCGACGTGGCGGACCGCTGGATCTTGAGCCGCTTGCAGTACGCGGCCGAGAAAGCCACCCGGAGCATCGAGGAATTCCACCTCGACTATATGATCTCCGCATTGCACGGATTCTTCTGGCACGAGTACTGTGACTGGTACCTCGAATGGATCAAGCCGAGGCTTCAGGGCGAGGACAGCGGGACGAGGGATCGCTCCCTTGCGATCGCCATTTACGTGATGCGCGAACTTCTGAAGCTCCTCCACCCGACCGTACCGTTCATCACCGAGGAGATCTGGCAACACCTGAGGTTACCCGAGGAGACCGATCTCGTGATCACGCCATGGCCCACGGTACCGGATTCCTTCCGGGATCCCGAAGCGGAGGAGGCCATGACCTTGCTCCAGAGCGTGATCAGTTCGGTCCGCACGATTCGGGCCGAGATGCGCGTGCCTCCAGCCAAGAAGGCAGAGATCCTGGTGCGCGTTGAGGAAGATGGCGCGCTCGCGAACTTAATCCGCGAAAACCGGCCATACATTGAGTTCCTGTCCGGGGCCCAAAGAGTGGAGGTGGGGCCTCAGATCCAGAAGCCCAAGGCCTCCGCCTCGGCGGTGGTCTCCGGAGCCGAAATCTATGTCCCCCTGGCGGACCTGATCGATTTGGAGGTGGAGCGCGCAAGGCTCCGTAAGGAAATTGAGCGTCTGGAGAAGCTCCTGGCCGAGCTGAACCGTAAGCTTGCCAGCCAGGATTTCGTGATGCGGGCGCCAGAGGAAGTCGTGGAGCGTGAGCGCCTCAAGAAGCAAAAATTCGAGACCGACCTCGAAAAACTTCGCCTCAACCTTGCCAGTCTGGATTAGGAGGCTGCCGGCCTTAGAAAGCCCGGTAAGCGAGAAAAGAAGGCGGGACTCCCATGGGGTCCCGCGTCGCACATTTCCGGGTCCCGGTTCGGGCGAGGGCAGCGTTCCCCTGGACGGCGGCCGGGGGACGGAAAGCTCGCAGCGTGGGACGCCGGAAAAGGGAGGGAAGGGTCCAATGTTCCGATCGAAACGCGTAGTTGGGGCTGGGTGGTCGCTATCCTTGGCGGTCGCGGTGGGGTTGACCCTGTGGCCCCAGCTCGTAGTGCCGTCCGTGCGACAGGTGGCCGTCGTTCTGTACCCGGACGGTGTCTCTCTGGTTCAGGAACGGTGGCCGGCCGAGGTAAATCGCGGGCTTAATCTGATCGAGATTCCGGACCTTCCGAGCACGATCATTGAGAGTTCTCCGCACGTGCGGGTTGCTGCCGAGGGTGGCAAGGTCAGGATTCTCGAGCTGGAACTGCTGCGGACCGTCCGTAGTCGGGAGGAGCTACTGAGCGGCCTGGTAGGGAAGACGGTGGACCTTGTCACGGATCGCGGATCCGTCTCGGGGACCCTGCAGGCCGTCGTAGGTAGTGACTTTCTCCTCGAACGAGGGGGAGGGGGCCTTGTCCTGGTTGCTGGCCAGACCGTGCGAGAAGCGGTGCTACCATCGGGCACAACCGTCCGCGCTCGTCCGATCCTCCGGCTGACCGTGGAGAGCGACTCGCAGGGCGAGGTTGATCTTGACCTGACTTATCAGACGACGGGCCTGGGCTGGCAGGCCCGGTATTCTGCGGTTCTGGAGGAGAGTGGGACCCAGTTGCAGCTCGGCGCCTGGGCAACCATCCAGAACGGTTCAGGACGCAGCTTCGAGAGGGCCAAGGTGGTGTTGGTTTCGGGGCTAGTCCACCGCGCTCGCGAAGCCCCTCCGGGACCTCTGTTCCGCGAAGCTGCCACGACCCTCGCGGCCGTTTCTGAGTACCCACAGGAAGAACCCCTTTTCGAATACTATGAGTACGAGCTGGGGCGCCTCCTTTCCCTTGAGGACGGCCAGGCCAAACACGTACCTCTCCTGGCGGACGGTACGGTGCGGTGCAACAAACGATACGTGTACGAAGGTCTGCGCGATCGGAATCGGGTACGAACGGAAATCGTCTTCGTCAACGAGAAACCTTCTGGCCTCGGCCGAGCTTTGCCGGCTGGCACCGTACGGATTTTCCAGAAAACGCGCCAAGGGATGAGGCTTTTAGGGGAGGACCGCATTCCCACCGTTCCCGTGGGGAAGGAGGTATCTATCACCACGGGTTACGCGTTCGACCTTGAGGGGAAGAGGACCCTCGTTGAGACACGGCAGATAAGTCCCGAAGCCCGCGAGGAGACGTACGCAATCGACATCAAGAACAGCAAGCATGAGCTTGTGAGGGTGGAGGTCCTGGAGCATCTTCCGGGGGACTGGGAGATTCGCCGGAGCAGCCATCCTTTCCGGAAAAAGTCCGCTACGGACGTGCAGTTCGTGGTGGATGTCCCGGCGGACGGGCAGGCCACCATCCAGTACACAGCGGTCATTCACTATTGAAGACGGGAGGTTGGAAGCGCAGTGCCCGAGATCCACTCGCGTGATGGGCGAGCGAAGCTGGCAAGGCCCCTGCACGAGATTCCTGTCGCTGAGGTGCGGCTCGTCGGCGAGCAAAGGGCGCGTGCGCTAAAGAAAGCCGGAATTCAGACCGTTGAGGATCTCCTCTTCTACTTTCCGCGCCGCTATCTGGACCGGAGTGACGTGCGACGCATCGCGGAGCTTGTGGACGGAGTCGAGGCGACCGTTGTGGGGACCGTGCACAGCGTGACGGTCGTCCGGGGCAGACGGCCGCGCCTCGTTGTGACCCTCACCGACGGCACCGGCTTCCTGCACTGTGTGTGGTTCCAGGGGTACACGTATCTGCAGCAAGCCATCCAGCGCGGCGAGCAGCTCGCGGTGAGCGGTAGAGTTACGCGCTTCGGGTCCAGCCTCGAAATCGCCCATCCCGAGTTCGACCGCATAGGCAGGGCGGGAGAAGGTTCCAGTCTCCACACCGGAAAGATTGTCCCGCTCTACCCCTCGTCCCAGGCTCTCGACGCTGTTCAGCTGGATAGCCGCGGCTTCCGGCGGATCCTTGCCTCCTGCCTCCAGAGCTTTCGCGGTGCCATCCGCGAAACCCTGCCCGAAGAGATCCGGAGACGCCGTGGGCTTGTAACCCTGGCTTTTGCACTGGAGAATGTGCACTTCCCGAGCTCGCTGGAGGCCTTGAAGCAAGCCCGTCGCCGGCTCAAATTCGATGAGCTCTTCTACCTTGAATTGCTCCTTGCCCTCCGCCACAGAGGGATGGAAGGTCAGCAGAAGGGGTTGCAGTTTAAGAGCGTCGGCCCCATCACAAGGGAATTGATTCGGCGGTTGCCCTACGAGCTCACGGCCGCCCAGCGCCGCGTATTGCGGGAAATCTACGCGGACATGCGAGGCCAGGCACCGATGCACCGGCTTTTGCAGGGCGACGTGGGTTCCGGAAAGACCATCGTGGCAGTGATCGCGATGGTGATGGCCGTGGAGAATGGCTATCAGGCCGCTCTCATGGCCCCCACCGAGATCCTTGCCGAGCAGCATTATTTGAACATCAGAGAATTGCTCCGGGGTCTGGATGTGAGGGTCCGCCTGCTCATCGGCGGGCTGAGCCAGGCAGAAAAGGAAGCAGTGCGAGAGGAGATCGCCGCAGGCAGGGCGGAAATCATCATTGGAACGCACGCGCTGATCCAGGAAGAAGTGGCTTTCCCAGCCCTCGGCCTCGTGGTGATCGATGAGCAGCACCGCTTTGGGGTCATGCAGAGGCGGCTCCTCCAGGAGAAGGGCCTACACCCCGACGTGCTCATGATGACCGCAACACCCATCCCTCGCACGCTCTCGATGACCGTATACGGTGATCTGGATGTCTCGGTCATCGATGAGCTGCCCGCCGGACGCAAGCGAGTGAAGACGGTGTGGAGGGATGCTTCCGACCGGCCGCGGATTTACAAATACCTGAAGTCCGCACTCCTAGAGGGTCGCCAGGCCTACGTCGTTTTCCCCCTCGTGGAGGAATCGGAAAAGTCCGACCTCAAGGCGGCCACGGACTGCTACGAGAAAATGCGCGCGAGCCTCTTCCGCGACGTGCCCATTGGACTATTGCACGGACGCCTGCCGAAGGAAGAAAAAGAACGCGTCATGGCCGAGTTCAAAGAGGGGCAGATCAGGCTGCTCGTGTGTACAACAGTGGTAGAGGTCGGCGTCGATGTTCCGAATGCGACGATCATGGTGATCGAGCACGCGGAGCGGTTCGGATTGACTCAGCTGCACCAGTTGCGTGGCCGCGTAGGGAGGGGAGCCGAGCAGTCGTATTGTATCCTAATCTCGTACGGACAGCTCACCCCTGAGGCTGAGCAGAGGCTCCGTACGATGGTCAGAACGGACAACGGGTTCGAGATCGCGGAGATCGATCTTCAGCTGCGCGGGCCGGGCGAATTTTTCGGGACCCGGCAGCATGGATTCCCCGAGCTCAGAATAGCCGATTTGGTTAAGGATACCGCCCTGCTGCAGGCAGCCAGAGAGGAGGCCTTCCGCTTGGCCGAACAAGATCCTCATCTGTCGGATCCCGAACACGAGGCGCTACGGGATTTCTTCCTGCGCCACTATCGTGAGGGATTGGAGTTCGTGCGAGTGGCGTAAGGACCAGGGTGTCGGCTACCAGCCGCTGCAAGCCACGGGAAGCACTGCGGGTGAAGATTGGGATAAACCGGACGAAGAGCAGCGCGGAGGTGGCGATCCAATGGCTGAGCAGCTCCAGACAGAAGAGAAGAACAAGGTCCTCTTCCTGTACCTGGTTACCATGTTCCAGACCGCGGCCTATCAGCAGATGGGCAAACTGAAGAATCCCCTAACGGATAAGATTGAGAGGGACTTGGACCAGGCCCGCCTTTCGATCGATATCCTAGACATGTTATTGGTCAAGACCCGAGGCAATCTGGACGACGAAGAGCAGAGACACCTCGAGCGAGTTATTCGGGAGCTGAAGCTCAATTACGTGGATGAGGTAGAGAAGGACCGCAAAGCCCGGGAAGCGAGCCAGGGACAGACCGCCGCCCCTGGCGACCAGGGATCCACGGCCGCGGGATCGGAAGGCTCTTCGGGCGCAGACGGAGCTCAACCCCATTGATCCGCTCCCGGTAGTCGCCGGTGGGCTAAAGACCGAGAGGGCTACGAGCCTGTGCCAGCAACGGAAGGGATCTTGCGTCGAGACGATGATCTCACGGGGTCTACAACGGCATCCCGGACACACTGGGACGCCTTCTGGTCCGGGAAGAGGCCGGTCGAAGAGATCTACGAAACGGGCGATCGCATCGTGCGGGCCCTCACGCAGGTGGTGGACCCGCGGGGCAAGTGGGTCCTCGAGGTGGGAGCGGGAAGCGGTCGAGACAGCGTTCGCCTGGCGAGGTTAGGGGCAAGGGCTGTAGCCCTCGACTACTCCACGAACTCCGTGCGGACCGTCAAGAGGCTTGCGGACGCAGAAGGCGTGAAGGTCTGGGTCGTACGCGCAGATGCCCTGAGATTGCCCTTCCGCAGGGGCACCTTCGATGTGGTTTTTCACCAGGGTTTGCTCGAGCACTTCCGGGACCCCATCCCGTTGCTGCAGGCCAATGTCGAGGTCCTTAGGGCTGGCGGCTACCTCGTCGTAGATGTGCCCCAGAAGTACCATCCCTACACGCTCGTCAAGCACCTGCTGATGAAGATGGGTAGGTGGTTTGCCGGCTGGGAAACGGAATTCACAGTGGCAGAGCTTAAGGATCTGATCTGCCGCGTCGGGTTGGTCCCGGTGCTCCAATACGGCGACTGGATGCATCCGAGTCTGGCGTATCGGGGCCTGCGCCTGGCTTTGCTCCGTTTCGGGGTGCGTTTGCCGATGTACCCAAGAGGGATACCCGTGGTGCGCGCTGTGCGCGGAAAGTTGCGAAGCTGGGCGAAGTCTAAGCGCTGGAGCTTCTGGACTTTCCTGGACATCGGCGTGATCGCGCGTTACCCCGAGGGAGGGGAAGCGGTGGTCGGGCAGCAGGTTGCCGGCGCGGACAGGTCCTCCCCAGGTTCTGCGTGATAGATGAAAGCGCGCGTTCTGGTTATTAACTGGCAGGACTGGACCCATCCTCTGGCGGGAGGGGCGGAGGTTCACCTACGGGAGATATTTCGGCGGCTGGCACGGCGTGGATGGTACGTCACACTTCTTGTCTGTAGTTTCCCAGGGGCCGCAAGACGGGAAGTCCTCGAGGGAGTAACGATCCTCCGTACGGGCCCGCGTTCTACATTCAATTTCTGCGTCCCCTGGGTCTACAGAAAGCTGGCGGCGAGGTGTCCGTTCGACCTTGTGGTGGACGACCTGAACAAGATCCCGTTCTTTAGCCCCTTATTCGCCAGAGTGCCGGTGGTCGGCCTCGTCCACCATTTCTTCGATCGCTCGATCTTCCGAGAGACGTGGGCATTGCCCGCAGCCTATGTGTACCTGATGGAGAGATTCGTGGCCCCTGTTTACCGGCGCTGCTGGTTCGGTGCGGTGTCGGAGAGTACACGGGAGGACCTCGTCCGGCGAGGGATTCCGCGCGGGCGGGTGATGCTTGTCCCCAACGCCATTGATATCCGAAAATACGGCCCGGATGAGTGTGCGCGCGCCGCCCATCCGGTGGTCGGATACTTTGGCCGCCTCAAGCGTTACAAGAGCGTTGATCACTTGCTGCGGGCCTTTCAGATCGTTCGCCGCGAGATTTCCGACGCCGAGCTGATTATCGTTGGGGAAGGGGATGACCGACCTCGCCTGCAACGGCTCGCCCGGCGTCTCGGGCTGAACGATCGTGTGACCTTCACGGGGTGGGTCAGGGAAGAAGACAAGATCCACTTGCTACGCAGAATGTGGGTGTGCGTGAATCCATCCCCGCGGGAAGGTTGGGGGCTCACGGTAACAGAAGCCAATGCTTGCGGCACGCCGGTGGTCGCCGCCAATTCCCCCGGATTGCGGGATTCGGTTCGTCCGGGCGTGACGGGTTTCCTCTATCCGTACGGCGATGTGCGCGTGATGGCAGAGCGCCTGCTGACGTTGCTGAGGGATTCCGATCTGCGGACCAGGATGGGGATTGCCGCCTATCAGTGGGCTTGTGAGCAGTCGTGGGATGCGGCGACGGATCGCGCTGAACTTCTTCTTTGCGCTGCCCTGGAGAAGAGGAATTAGGAGGCATCGATGGAAGACAAGCGGCTGCGGCGGTTTCTTGCGTTGGGTGTCTTCTTGGCGTCCTTTCTCGTGTACCTGCGCACTTTGGCCCCGACAACGTCCTTCTGGGACTGCGGGGAGTTCATCACGTGTTCGTACCTTTTGGGCGTTCCTCACCCTCCTGGTGCCCCACTGTATCTGCTCATAGGCCGGCTGTTCTCGATGCTTCCCCTTGCGTCCGACATCGGCTTCCGCGTGAACCTGTTTAGCGCGCTCGCCAGCGGTCTGACGATCGCCCTCACGTTTCTGACCATCGTGCACTTCATTCAGCTTTGGCGGGGCAAACCCCGCTCGGCCGAGGATCGCTGGCTCATGTACGGCAGCGCGGTCGTCGGCGCCCTCACCTTTGCCTACACGGACACGTTCTGGTTCAATGCCGTCGAGGCAGAAGTCTACGCGATCAGTATGCTTTTCACCGTCGCGGTGGTGTATCTGGCTTTGCTGTGGTGGGAGAAGGTATACGAACCCACATCGGATCGCTACCTTCTCCTCATCGCCTACCTGTTTGGTTTGGCTATCGGTGTCCACCTGCTCAACATTCTGGCTTTCCCCGCCATCTTCCTGATGATTTATTTCCGCAAGGGCCGGCTATCCTGGTCCTCGCTCATCAAGTTCGGGTGCCTCGGCCTCCTTGGCTTTTGGGCAATCTACCCTGGCATCGTAAAGGGCGTCCCCTATGTGATGGAGAAACTCTCGACGTGGGTGCTGGTCCTCGTGGTAGCAGCGATCCTGGCCGGTGCCTATGAGGCGTACCGACGCGGTAGGCAGTGGCTGGCCACAAGCTTGGCCTCTATCTTCCTCGTGCTCCTGGGGTATTCGACCTACGGCACGATCTACATTCGCAGCAATCTCGATCCTCCGGTGGATGAAAACGACCCGGAAAACGTGGTGAACCTCGTCCGGTACCTGAACCGGGAGCAGTACGGAACGTGGAGCATCTGGGATCGCAGACGTTGGAAAGGGGAAAGCGCGTGTAGGAACGAGTACACGGGCTCGCTGGACTTCCTCTGGGATTATCAGATCCGGGCCATGTACATCAGGTACTTTGGATGGCAATATGTCGGTAAAGGTCCCAGCGTTGCCCCGGCCGAACCCAATGACGCCTGTCGTGCCTCCACGTTCACCATGGAGGGCCTATGGGCCATCCCATTTCTCATCGGAGTGATGGGGATGGTCCATCATTTTCGGCGCGATTGGAGAGGGGCCTCCGTGGTAGCGCTCTTGTTCATCATGATGGGTGTAGCTATCGTCCTTTACCTGAACCAGGAGGACCCGCAGCCACGTGAGCGAGATTACGTCTATGTGGGATCCTTCTACGCGTACGCTCTTTGGATCGGGATGGGACTCCTCGGCTTTGTGGAGACGGCGAGGGAATGGCGGAGGTCTCGCGCTGGATCCAAGAAGCTTCTCTATCTCATCGGATCGGCCCTTGGGTGTCTGATCCTTGCCCTGGCGGCCCGGTCCGGTGCAGGCGCCAACTCGACGCTGTACTTCTACCTGCGCGGCCTGGGGTTGGCGGGTGCGATTTTCGCGCTGATGATGCTTGGAGTGATGGCGCTTCAGTCGCAACTCGATGGCCAAAGCACTAACCGCAGCCGCGCGGCTTGGGCTCTGCTTGTGGCGATCTTTTTGGTCATCTCGCCCGGCCGGCTCCTTTCCTTCAACTTCCACAGCCACGACCGAACGGGCCAGTACGTGCCCTACGACTATTCGTACAACCTGCTCCAAACCTGCGAGCCGAATGCCATCGTGTTCACCAATGGGGACAATGATACCTTCCCCATCTGGTTCCTGCAGTACGTGTACAACATCCGCCCCGACATTCGGATCGTAAATCTCAGCTTGCTGAACACGGATTGGTACATCAAGCAGCTCAAGTACATGGAACCTAAGGTGCCCAT includes:
- a CDS encoding valine--tRNA ligase, with amino-acid sequence AEQGLTRHDVGREKFVELVWKWREKYGATIIEQLKKLGCSCDWSRTRFTLDPPLYRAVMEVFVRLYRKGLIYRGNYIVNWCPRCETALSDEEAIHKEHRGNLWYIRYPVKDEDGYVVVATTRPETMLGDVAVAVHPADERYKHLVGKTLILPIIEREIPIIADEQVDPEFGTGAVKVTPAHDPNDFEIGNRHGLEPIIVMNGDGTMNANAGRYAGYPRFECRKAVVEELRQKGLLEKIEEHVHAVAHCQRCDTILEPYLSEQWFVRIKPLAEPALRVVREGKIQFHPEHWVKVYTNWMENIRDWCISRQLWWGHRIPVFTCQDCGHQMVEVEKPEKCDRCGSVRLQQDEDVLDTWFSSWLWPFSTLGWPEQTEDLRYFYPTDVLVTAHDIIFFWVARMIMAGLEFMGEVPFRHVYIHGLIRDKLGRKMSKSLGNGIDPLEMVQKYSADAVRFSLMMLTSEGQDIRLAESDFEVGRNFSNKLWNAFRFLHTNYEPRHISLAAQVASQASSWKLDVADRWILSRLQYAAEKATRSIEEFHLDYMISALHGFFWHEYCDWYLEWIKPRLQGEDSGTRDRSLAIAIYVMRELLKLLHPTVPFITEEIWQHLRLPEETDLVITPWPTVPDSFRDPEAEEAMTLLQSVISSVRTIRAEMRVPPAKKAEILVRVEEDGALANLIRENRPYIEFLSGAQRVEVGPQIQKPKASASAVVSGAEIYVPLADLIDLEVERARLRKEIERLEKLLAELNRKLASQDFVMRAPEEVVERERLKKQKFETDLEKLRLNLASLD
- the recG gene encoding ATP-dependent DNA helicase RecG — protein: MPEIHSRDGRAKLARPLHEIPVAEVRLVGEQRARALKKAGIQTVEDLLFYFPRRYLDRSDVRRIAELVDGVEATVVGTVHSVTVVRGRRPRLVVTLTDGTGFLHCVWFQGYTYLQQAIQRGEQLAVSGRVTRFGSSLEIAHPEFDRIGRAGEGSSLHTGKIVPLYPSSQALDAVQLDSRGFRRILASCLQSFRGAIRETLPEEIRRRRGLVTLAFALENVHFPSSLEALKQARRRLKFDELFYLELLLALRHRGMEGQQKGLQFKSVGPITRELIRRLPYELTAAQRRVLREIYADMRGQAPMHRLLQGDVGSGKTIVAVIAMVMAVENGYQAALMAPTEILAEQHYLNIRELLRGLDVRVRLLIGGLSQAEKEAVREEIAAGRAEIIIGTHALIQEEVAFPALGLVVIDEQHRFGVMQRRLLQEKGLHPDVLMMTATPIPRTLSMTVYGDLDVSVIDELPAGRKRVKTVWRDASDRPRIYKYLKSALLEGRQAYVVFPLVEESEKSDLKAATDCYEKMRASLFRDVPIGLLHGRLPKEEKERVMAEFKEGQIRLLVCTTVVEVGVDVPNATIMVIEHAERFGLTQLHQLRGRVGRGAEQSYCILISYGQLTPEAEQRLRTMVRTDNGFEIAEIDLQLRGPGEFFGTRQHGFPELRIADLVKDTALLQAAREEAFRLAEQDPHLSDPEHEALRDFFLRHYREGLEFVRVA
- a CDS encoding DUF1844 domain-containing protein, with protein sequence MAEQLQTEEKNKVLFLYLVTMFQTAAYQQMGKLKNPLTDKIERDLDQARLSIDILDMLLVKTRGNLDDEEQRHLERVIRELKLNYVDEVEKDRKAREASQGQTAAPGDQGSTAAGSEGSSGADGAQPH
- a CDS encoding class I SAM-dependent methyltransferase, which encodes MRRDDDLTGSTTASRTHWDAFWSGKRPVEEIYETGDRIVRALTQVVDPRGKWVLEVGAGSGRDSVRLARLGARAVALDYSTNSVRTVKRLADAEGVKVWVVRADALRLPFRRGTFDVVFHQGLLEHFRDPIPLLQANVEVLRAGGYLVVDVPQKYHPYTLVKHLLMKMGRWFAGWETEFTVAELKDLICRVGLVPVLQYGDWMHPSLAYRGLRLALLRFGVRLPMYPRGIPVVRAVRGKLRSWAKSKRWSFWTFLDIGVIARYPEGGEAVVGQQVAGADRSSPGSA
- a CDS encoding glycosyltransferase family 4 protein; protein product: MKARVLVINWQDWTHPLAGGAEVHLREIFRRLARRGWYVTLLVCSFPGAARREVLEGVTILRTGPRSTFNFCVPWVYRKLAARCPFDLVVDDLNKIPFFSPLFARVPVVGLVHHFFDRSIFRETWALPAAYVYLMERFVAPVYRRCWFGAVSESTREDLVRRGIPRGRVMLVPNAIDIRKYGPDECARAAHPVVGYFGRLKRYKSVDHLLRAFQIVRREISDAELIIVGEGDDRPRLQRLARRLGLNDRVTFTGWVREEDKIHLLRRMWVCVNPSPREGWGLTVTEANACGTPVVAANSPGLRDSVRPGVTGFLYPYGDVRVMAERLLTLLRDSDLRTRMGIAAYQWACEQSWDAATDRAELLLCAALEKRN
- a CDS encoding DUF2723 domain-containing protein → MEDKRLRRFLALGVFLASFLVYLRTLAPTTSFWDCGEFITCSYLLGVPHPPGAPLYLLIGRLFSMLPLASDIGFRVNLFSALASGLTIALTFLTIVHFIQLWRGKPRSAEDRWLMYGSAVVGALTFAYTDTFWFNAVEAEVYAISMLFTVAVVYLALLWWEKVYEPTSDRYLLLIAYLFGLAIGVHLLNILAFPAIFLMIYFRKGRLSWSSLIKFGCLGLLGFWAIYPGIVKGVPYVMEKLSTWVLVLVVAAILAGAYEAYRRGRQWLATSLASIFLVLLGYSTYGTIYIRSNLDPPVDENDPENVVNLVRYLNREQYGTWSIWDRRRWKGESACRNEYTGSLDFLWDYQIRAMYIRYFGWQYVGKGPSVAPAEPNDACRASTFTMEGLWAIPFLIGVMGMVHHFRRDWRGASVVALLFIMMGVAIVLYLNQEDPQPRERDYVYVGSFYAYALWIGMGLLGFVETAREWRRSRAGSKKLLYLIGSALGCLILALAARSGAGANSTLYFYLRGLGLAGAIFALMMLGVMALQSQLDGQSTNRSRAAWALLVAIFLVISPGRLLSFNFHSHDRTGQYVPYDYSYNLLQTCEPNAIVFTNGDNDTFPIWFLQYVYNIRPDIRIVNLSLLNTDWYIKQLKYMEPKVPISLTDEQIDELRAMPWKSRKVRIPVPEQVYLQHRAEAGVTTPPTPQELEQARFIEFDFQPTLRYAGIEGIRVQDYMVLNIIYANQWKKPIYFAVTVSPENKIGLDRYLRMDGLDFKLVAYPGDSISVDRLRENLFHKFLYRNLDNPKVYYDDNIIGLLQNYRAAFLRLAYYYAQRGQWQQMAEVLDKMEQVIPEDVIPLRNDDLSLQIAQWYYRAERYDEFERRVKRVLSRRPEHPVALSWLVSLYRTQERYPEAIALLEKWLKQYPTDAQAQRQIQELRSMAAQRAATPDTSRSLQDTTRP